The following is a genomic window from Victivallis sp. Marseille-Q1083.
TGACGGCAACGGCAATATCATGAGTTACCTGAACGCCTCGACCAAGGTCTCGGTGGCGGAGTACATCTATGACGCCTTCGGCCGCACGATATCATCGAATGGCGCGGAGGCCGACAACTTCACCTATCGATTCAGCACGAAACCGGTGGACGGCAATGGGCTTTACTACTATGGTTACCGCTACTACGATCCGCAGCACGGAAGATGGATCAGTCGCGATCCGATCGAAGAAAACGGCGGCGTGAATCTGTACGGGTTCGTCGGAAATAATGCTATAAGCTATATCGATGTGAGTGGACTGTATTCGATTGATTTTCATTATTATACAATTTATTACTTGTTAAGAGCAAAATGTTGGTCTCCTGAAGAAGCTAATATAGTTGCTGGCTGGTCTCAATATTTGGATGTAAGTTCCAAAACTGATGCTGTTGCAAGGAGTAAACGAAGAGATTATGAAACATCGGCTAAATATCATTTTCCTGGTTCTACTGAGTATTCTGCAACAGTGAGAGACGATCCAGCGACCCGGGATGAGGTTATAAAGGCTTTCCGTGCTTATGAAGAAGGAGGTTTTGGGGTCACTGTAAGATTAGGAGCATGTCTTCATACTTATGCGGATAGTTGGGGACATGAAGGATTTACAGCTTGGTGGAATAGCAGTATCAATCGGCGGACAGGTAGTATGCGTCCTAATATTGGACATGCAGATGCAGCAGATGGAGGTAGTGCTCCAGA
Proteins encoded in this region:
- a CDS encoding RHS repeat-associated core domain-containing protein; its protein translation is YLWGEDLSGSLQGAGGVGGLLAEKRGGQTYLPVYDGNGNIMSYLNASTKVSVAEYIYDAFGRTISSNGAEADNFTYRFSTKPVDGNGLYYYGYRYYDPQHGRWISRDPIEENGGVNLYGFVGNNAISYIDVSGLYSIDFHYYTIYYLLRAKCWSPEEANIVAGWSQYLDVSSKTDAVARSKRRDYETSAKYHFPGSTEYSATVRDDPATRDEVIKAFRAYEEGGFGVTVRLGACLHTYADSWGHEGFTAWWNSSINRRTGSMRPNIGHADAADGGSAP